The genomic region CGGTTGAACGTCGCGGATCGCACGCTGTTCGGGTCCACGTCCACGGCGAGAATCAAAGCCGCGTTCGACTTCGCTGCCGCCACGCTCAAAATTCCGGAACCGGTTCCCACGTCGGCGATTTTTTTACCGGCGAGACCGAGGCTTCCCATTCTTCCCAAAACGAGACGAGTGGTTTCGTGATGTCCCGTTCCGAACGCAAGTCCGGGATTGATGAGCAAGGGAAGAATTCCTTCCGGAGTCGTGCTGATCGCCGTATCTTTTTCCCAAGTGGGAATCACTCGATACGAACCGACTATAAACGGTTTATAAAATTCTTTATAAGCCTCTTCGTATTCCTTCGTTTCGATCCATCTCGATTCGAGAAAGAAAGCCTCGCCCGCGCGCACTTTCAAAAAGATATGAATTTTGGTTTCGTTTTCTAAATCGTCTTCCGCGAGATAAACGCGGAACTTCGTATCGTCAGAGATGATCTCTTCGTGAGGCGCGCGAGGAACTTCGCGGTCAAACAGAATTTCGTAATATCCCGCGACTCCCGCTTCGTCCAAAAACGAAGTGAAGTCTTCCGCGATTTCTTTGGGTAAGTTTAGAATGATTTCTCTGTATCTCAAGTCGTTTCTCGGGTCTCATCCAAGATTTCCGCGTCGATCGCAGTGTCACTTACGATTTCATTCTCCTGAATGAAAGTCCGGAAGTCCTTTACGATCCAAACCCAGATTCCCACGAAGAGAGCCGTTGAAAGCCAACCGCCGAATCTGGATTGAGGCAATACGAAAAAATTGAACAACCCGTGTTGAGAAACCGCGAGTAAAAAAGCGAGAAACAAATAAACCGGTTTGTCCCTTGTATCCTTGTGATTGGATTTTACGAAGGCCAACGCGAAACAGAGATTGATGAGAAAGTGCGCGTTTGAAGATCGGATCGTCCTTCCCACGAACATCGCGATTCGATCTTCTTCCTTTGCGGAAAAAATATAATTCGCGTTTTCGATTCCGGCAAAACCGAGCGCGACAAATCCGCCGATCAAAACCATTTCCTTTTTAAACTTGTATGTCTTCCAATCGAACGCGAACAAAAGTCCCGCGGAAAGAATCAGAATTCCTTTGCAGAATTCCTCCATCATTCCCGCTTGAATGAACGCGATATGCGCGGTCTGCGTGAGAATATGTCCGCTTCGTTTGGGCGCCGCGAGTTTTACGTCCGGCCAAAAGATCGGATGTAGTTTTAAAACGATCTCGGTAGAAAGATAACCCAAGAAAAGCGCGAGTAAAATCAGGAAGATTCTTTGTTGCGTATTCTTTCCCGGAAAAAGAAGAATCAAAAAAAATCCCCAAGGAAGAATGGATAAAAAGCCGAGGAGCGCGACGTCGAAACTCATAACTCCTCCATATAACGGCCGTCATACATCGTAACGAGTTCTTTCTGAAGCGGAGTCGGCATCGCTTCCGGATCGATGCTTCCATTCCAAAAGAGTTCGGTCACTCTCACGTAACCTTTCGTTCCGGGCGGAGGCATCAAAGGAGAAAGACTTTCTATGAGTTCCAAGGTCATCTGATCCTGATCGGGATAACCCGAAGCCTCTACAAGATCCACGTCCACCACTTCTCCGTCGGGTGTAACCGTATAAGCGACCACGGAAGAATAATTACGCGGAGCCCTTCTCCAATATTCCATAAAGGATTCCGGACCTCGCATCTTTGCGGAGATATAATTCGAATAGGTCGAAGGTAATTTTTTTCCTCGAACCTGTTTGACTTCCCCTTTGACGCGGCCTTCTTCCGCGGGTTTGTCGTCCGGAATTTTATCGCCTTCTTTTTGAGTCGGAGTTTCCGTTCCCGAAACCACTCCTCCGTTCAAACCTTCGACTTCGTTCGGAAGATTGGGATCTATAAAATAGAATTCCAAATTCTCGGGAGTAAAGTGGGTGCGTTGTCTTTCCTTTTCCTTCTGTTCCTTTTTTCTCTGAAGCGTCACCGGAATGATGAGAATCAAAGAAAGAAGAATAAAATGAAGCAGAATACTATATGATAAATTACTAATAAATGTGCTTCTCGGCGTGGAATCCTCGGGTTCGGCCCGGAAGGTTCTGTTTAAAAGAAACTTGGAGACGAGATGAATGCCCGCGATTCCCGAAAGGAAAACCAAAATCGGAACGACGCTCGAAGTGATCGCAAAGAATTTTTTATCCGCGATTCCGGGTTTCAATCCCATCGACATCAAAAAGCGGATTCCGTCCGCGGGTTCGAGCCAGGAGAAAAACGAGGTCGCTAAAAAAAGCAAAAGAAGAAGATATAAAAATAAAATCGAAAATCCCTTCCAAAGATTTCCGAGATAGATATGCCCCCATCCCGGAAAAAGCCAGTCGCGAACCTTGGAATACTTTTGTTTTCGTTTTCCCCATTCTCCCTGAAATCCCGCATAACGCGCGACCCGGGCTTGTTTTTCGAAAAGTTTCCAAGGTCTTCTGAAAAGGAAGAATTGTTTGCCTCCGCTTAAGAGCGTATCGCCCGCGATCAGAACGGAGAAGAA from Leptospira kmetyi serovar Malaysia str. Bejo-Iso9 harbors:
- a CDS encoding energy transducer TonB; this encodes MSWSSPFLGLGIFFPLGVLFAFPKDKEIRTAAFGSLLFQIFCWSILYPLEVSAILFPIVEAFVRALVMDLGEWLIGFYVLIGLLILVGHSFSLRKERERLLKKRSGSAEALPEEKIERIHYKILVLLVAGYLTSRLVFQDPYRLEYGQLGILEDSFLYFFSVLIAGDTLLSGGKQFFLFRRPWKLFEKQARVARYAGFQGEWGKRKQKYSKVRDWLFPGWGHIYLGNLWKGFSILFLYLLLLLFLATSFFSWLEPADGIRFLMSMGLKPGIADKKFFAITSSVVPILVFLSGIAGIHLVSKFLLNRTFRAEPEDSTPRSTFISNLSYSILLHFILLSLILIIPVTLQRKKEQKEKERQRTHFTPENLEFYFIDPNLPNEVEGLNGGVVSGTETPTQKEGDKIPDDKPAEEGRVKGEVKQVRGKKLPSTYSNYISAKMRGPESFMEYWRRAPRNYSSVVAYTVTPDGEVVDVDLVEASGYPDQDQMTLELIESLSPLMPPPGTKGYVRVTELFWNGSIDPEAMPTPLQKELVTMYDGRYMEEL
- a CDS encoding 50S ribosomal protein L11 methyltransferase; this translates as MRYREIILNLPKEIAEDFTSFLDEAGVAGYYEILFDREVPRAPHEEIISDDTKFRVYLAEDDLENETKIHIFLKVRAGEAFFLESRWIETKEYEEAYKEFYKPFIVGSYRVIPTWEKDTAISTTPEGILPLLINPGLAFGTGHHETTRLVLGRMGSLGLAGKKIADVGTGSGILSVAAAKSNAALILAVDVDPNSVRSATFNRDDNEISSDVLIVDEGGFDHADVQGKEWDLLIANITFAVLKANIQKIASVKTDHFLFSGVITERKEEFLELLKAEVGGEGVFFQEDTGWELIEWKRKG
- a CDS encoding PrsW family glutamic-type intramembrane protease produces the protein MSFDVALLGFLSILPWGFFLILLFPGKNTQQRIFLILLALFLGYLSTEIVLKLHPIFWPDVKLAAPKRSGHILTQTAHIAFIQAGMMEEFCKGILILSAGLLFAFDWKTYKFKKEMVLIGGFVALGFAGIENANYIFSAKEEDRIAMFVGRTIRSSNAHFLINLCFALAFVKSNHKDTRDKPVYLFLAFLLAVSQHGLFNFFVLPQSRFGGWLSTALFVGIWVWIVKDFRTFIQENEIVSDTAIDAEILDETRETT